The genomic DNA TGCTGGACGGATGGCGGCACACCGCGGCCTCGCCCGGCGAGCAGCCGGCCGTCCTCGCCTTCCTCCCCTTCTCCCATGTGTACGGCCTCATGGTCCAGGGCCTGTGCCTGCGGGGCGGCCTGCTGATGGGGCACGAGCCCGATCTGCGCGCGGAGTCCCTGGCCGCCGCGTTCCGGTCCTTCCGCCCCACCTATCTGTACGCCGTGCCCTCCGTCTTCGAGAAGATCTACAAGAGCTTCCTCACGGCGGCCGAGCGCACGGGCCGGGGCACGTTGTTCGAGCGGGCCGCGCGGACGGCCCAGGACTACGCCGAAGCCGCCGAACAGCAGCGGCTGGGGACGGGGCCGGGGCCGGGCTTCGACCTGAAGCTCCAACACGCCTTGTACGAAAGGGCTGTGTACCGCAAACTCCGCGACTCGCTGGGCGGCAGGATCTGCGGAGCCGTCTCGGGCGGCTCACCCCTCAACCGCGAACTCACCCTCTTCTACGCGGGAATCGGGATCATGGTCCACGACGGCTACGGCCTGACCGAGACCAGCGGGGGCATCACCGCCCAGCCCGTGGGCCGGGAGAAGTTCGGAACCGTGGGGCGGCCTCTGCCCGGCACGGACATCCAGGTCGCCGAGGACGGCGAGATCCTGGTCCGCGGGCCATCGGTGTTCCAGGGCTACGTCAACGACATCCCGGGCACCCGGGCGTCCCTGCGCGACGGCTGGCTCGCGACCGGCGACCTCGGCCGCCTCGACTCCGAGGGCTATCTGTCGATCACGGGCCGTAAGAAGGACACCATCGTCACGAGCAGCGGCAAGAGCGTCGCGCCGTCGGTCCTCGAAGAGCGACTTCGGGTGCATCCGCTGATCCACCAGGCCGTGATCGTCGGCGAGAACCGGCCCTGTGTGGGCGCCTTGATCACCCTGGACCCCGACTATCTGCCGCACTGGCGCACGATGGTGGCCGCCCAGGCCGACGCGCCGAGCCGGGAGGCACGCGAGCAGAACGCGGTGCTGCAGGAGGTCACGCGGGCCGTCGCCGCGGCCAACAGCTTCGTCTCGCGCTCCGAATCCATCCGCGTCTTCCGCATCCTCCCGGAGCCCTTCGACCCAGCCAACGGATTGCTCACGCCCTCCATGAAGCTGCGCAGGGACGTGATCGTGCGCCGGTACGCCACCGAGATCGACGCCATGTACCAGTCGTCGGCGCGGACGAGAGTGAAGTCCCTCTCGGACGAACCCGTGAGCTGGGAAGAGCACGAAGAGAACGAGGACGACGTGTTCCGGCGGGTCCGGTAGCGGCACGGCACGCATACGTGGCCGCCGCCCCCCTCCTTCCCGGGTCGGGGAGCGGCGGCCACGGGCCGGGTCCGTCAGTGGCCGGGCCAGCCGTCCAGGTGGCGATGGACGGTGACGGTGGGCCGCTCGTCCCCCTTGGGCGCGCCCGCCACCGCGTCGTGCAGCACGGTGTTCACCTCGCCGGCCAGCGCGTCGGCCCGCGCCTTGACCTCGGTGGCCGGGAGCGTCGAACGGGTCAGGTCGTCCAGTCGCCGGTGGATGTCGGCGAGCTGTCGCTGGGCCTGCGCGTCCAGGCTGAAGGGGCGCGGGGTGGAGACGACGAACTGGTAGGCGCCGGCCAGGGTCTGGCAGCCGTCGCAGTGCTTGTTGACGGCGTCGCCCCGGTTGACCGCGTTGAGATGGGTCTGGTCGCCGGACATGGTGACGATCTGGAAGGACAGGGCCACCGAGCGGCAGCGGTCGTCGACCGAGCAGCCCACGCCGACGGCATTCGCCTGGTTGCGGACCGTGGCGGCGTTGACCGTGCCGAGCTGGCGCACGGTGAAGGAGTCCTTGGTCTGGCTGTGGTGGCGGAAGTCGGCGCGGCTGAACGTCTGGTCGGCGGCGACCGCGGAGTGCTGTGGCACCCCCGTGGCGGCCTGCGCGGGCACGGCGGTCGCCATCCCGGCGGCCCCCGCGGCGAACAGGCCCACGCGGACGGCGCGTTGACTGAAGACGGAGCTGGTACGAGGCTTTCGATGGTGGTTCACGTGGATCTCCTGCTGGAGTGACTTCGGCGGACGGATCGCCGCCGAGCCCGGGGTGCACGGCACCCGCGAGTGGGCGGACGGGACCGGACGGCGCGCCCCGGAACGGGGGCCGGTCCACGGTGCCCGGGCCGGCCGCGCGCCGTTCGGCGCGGCGCCGCGCGTGCTCGGCCCGGGCCGGGATCAGGAAATGGCCGGGCTGGGCGACTCGACCGGCGACGGACTGGAACTGACCGGGGCGGACGGACTGTCGGCCGGGGACGAGACGGGCGCCGACGGCGAGCCGGGATCGGCGGGCACGGTGGCCGGCGGCTCACCGCTCGCGGCCGGGCTGCCGGTCGGCTTCCCGACGGTCTCCTCGGACGCGGTCCCCGACGCGCTGGGCCGCGGGCTCCTGGAGTCCGACGGGCTCGCCGAGGCGGACGGGTCTGCCGAACCGCCCGGCGTGGCCGCGCCGGCCGGAGCCGTGGTGGACGCCGCGGACGGGGGTGTTGTCGTCCGGGCCGGGTGTGGTCGCGTGCCGGGCCGGTGGTGCGGAGGTGGACACGCCGGGCTGGAGGATCGGCGCGATCGGGGGCCGCTTCGGCAGCGGTTCGGGAGTCATACCGGACACCCAGGCGTAGGCGAGCCCGGACAGGGCGGCCAGGCTCAGGGCGCACAGGGCGACGCGCAGCCGGGGCCGCCCGGCCGTGGACTTCACGGCGCCCCGCCACAGGCGTCCGCCGAGTTTCACGGACAGATAGACCACGCCGGCCATCGGGCACAGCAGCATCACGCAGCCGACGACGCCGACCAGCCCGGCGGCGATCTCGCCGTGGGCGAAGGCGCCGCCGGTACCGAGCAGTTGCTCGGTCAGCGAGCGGGTCATCGTGGCAACGATCCGGGGCAGGTTCCACAGCGCGTAGCCGAGTTCGCCGAGCAGCAGCGGAACCATGGTCAGCACCCAGGTGGCGACGATGGTCCGGGCCGAACGCTTGAGTGCCGCGACCTCCTTGCGGGCCTTGCGGCCGGTCCTGCCGGGTACCAGGCTGAGGAGGATCGGCTTGATCTTCCCGTAGAGATCGGGGACTCCGGCGAGATCGCCGAGGATGTAGTAGCCGTCGAGCCGTACGGCAGGCATCAGCTGTTCGAGGATCTCGAAGTGCCCCAGGTACACGGCGGCCAGAAAGAAGGCCTGGCCGCTGAGGGCGTAGGCGCCGGCCATGGCCAGCATGAAGACGACGTTGAAGTAGACCCCGCCCAGGTCGGTGCGCAGTCGGCCGACCCGCCCGATCCGGTAGACGTCGGTGACGTCCGTGTACATGGAAGGCCAGATCAGGAAGAGGCCGCAGCCGATGCACCCGGGGCGGGCGCCGCCGTAGCGGCAGGCCGAGGCGTGACCGAACTCGTGGAACACCAGGGAGGCCACGGTCAGCACGAAGACGACCAGCAGCAGGACCGGCTGGTCCAGCACCTCCAGCACGGGCGTGATCGCGCCGAAGAACGCGAACAGCCAGACGTCCAGGACGGCGATCCCCGCCAGGACGGCCAGAACGACCACCGGGCGGTGCAGCCACGCCAGGGCGCCGGCGATCGTGGCCACCCGGCGTTCGTTGAAGATGACCCGGTGGCCCTTGAGCGCCAGCAGCAGGTCGGACCGGGGCGCGGATATGTCTTCCTCCTCCCGCCCCTCGGGGACCGTCACGCCCAGCGGGTCCAGCTTCTGCTCGATCAGATAGCGGACGTTGTCCGC from Streptomyces avermitilis MA-4680 = NBRC 14893 includes the following:
- a CDS encoding AMP-dependent synthetase/ligase, with protein sequence MHNFGLPPSATPVMTGGLADSVFETALGNPGLPQIARRSHDSPGTWTQVSAAQLRDEVVDLARGLIASGIRPGNRVAIMSRTRYEWTVLSCALWSLGAEIVPLYPNSSHEQVAWILKDADCVGVLVEDEQGVMTVGSVCAGLPRLRHVWQLDSGSLDELVERGRPVPAATVDSLRRIVLPDSTAVIAYTSGTSGHPRGCALSHRSLASTCDTLLDGWRHTAASPGEQPAVLAFLPFSHVYGLMVQGLCLRGGLLMGHEPDLRAESLAAAFRSFRPTYLYAVPSVFEKIYKSFLTAAERTGRGTLFERAARTAQDYAEAAEQQRLGTGPGPGFDLKLQHALYERAVYRKLRDSLGGRICGAVSGGSPLNRELTLFYAGIGIMVHDGYGLTETSGGITAQPVGREKFGTVGRPLPGTDIQVAEDGEILVRGPSVFQGYVNDIPGTRASLRDGWLATGDLGRLDSEGYLSITGRKKDTIVTSSGKSVAPSVLEERLRVHPLIHQAVIVGENRPCVGALITLDPDYLPHWRTMVAAQADAPSREAREQNAVLQEVTRAVAAANSFVSRSESIRVFRILPEPFDPANGLLTPSMKLRRDVIVRRYATEIDAMYQSSARTRVKSLSDEPVSWEEHEENEDDVFRRVR
- a CDS encoding membrane protein; this encodes MTLLGDKTASPYDTGTPVPGPGGMAVTYEQVATGGLPVAGLERPVVPRLSAGLKLHGEYQGSGFTEPKYIARRGDGQVVQLSRLLHLVASSVDGSRDIETIAHRVSGRFGREVSADNVRYLIEQKLDPLGVTVPEGREEEDISAPRSDLLLALKGHRVIFNERRVATIAGALAWLHRPVVVLAVLAGIAVLDVWLFAFFGAITPVLEVLDQPVLLLVVFVLTVASLVFHEFGHASACRYGGARPGCIGCGLFLIWPSMYTDVTDVYRIGRVGRLRTDLGGVYFNVVFMLAMAGAYALSGQAFFLAAVYLGHFEILEQLMPAVRLDGYYILGDLAGVPDLYGKIKPILLSLVPGRTGRKARKEVAALKRSARTIVATWVLTMVPLLLGELGYALWNLPRIVATMTRSLTEQLLGTGGAFAHGEIAAGLVGVVGCVMLLCPMAGVVYLSVKLGGRLWRGAVKSTAGRPRLRVALCALSLAALSGLAYAWVSGMTPEPLPKRPPIAPILQPGVSTSAPPARHATTPGPDDNTPVRGVHHGSGRRGHAGRFGRPVRLGEPVGLQEPAAQRVGDRVRGDRREADRQPGRER